Proteins co-encoded in one Pelobates fuscus isolate aPelFus1 chromosome 5, aPelFus1.pri, whole genome shotgun sequence genomic window:
- the SUB1 gene encoding activated RNA polymerase II transcriptional coactivator p15 — translation MPKSKELVSSSASGSDSDSEVDQKPKRKSQPPPEKEKPAKKQKTGESSKGAASSKQSSSNRDDNMFQIGKMRYVNVRDFKGKVLIDIREYWMNQDGEMKPGKKGISLNPEQWNQLKEQISDVDDAIKKL, via the exons ATGCCGAAGTCAAAGGAGCTGGTTTCTTCAAGTGCATCTGGAAGTGATTCCGATAGTGAAGTTGACCAAAAG CCTAAAAGAAAAAGCCAGCCTCCTCCAGAGAAAGAAAAGCCTGCGAAGAAACAAAAAACAGGAGAAAGTTCCAAAGGAGCTGCATCATCCAAGCAAAGTAGTAGCAACAGAGATGATAACATGTTCCAG ATTGGAAAAATGAGGTACGTCAATGTTAGAGACTTTAAAGGAAAAGTCCTGATTGACATCAGAGAATATTGGATGAACCAAGATGGGGAGATGAAGCCAGGCAAGAAAG gTATATCTTTAAATCCTGAGCAATGGAACCAGCTGAAGGAGCAGATATCTGATGTCGATGATGCaataaaaaaactgtaa